In a single window of the Rhopalosiphum padi isolate XX-2018 chromosome 1, ASM2088224v1, whole genome shotgun sequence genome:
- the LOC132918634 gene encoding prenylcysteine oxidase 1-like isoform X1 produces the protein MKYLMEMVIWFLTLLKCSYQSDFNIAIIGGGIGGTSCAYFLKEIFKDMVNLDIYEGNKVGGRLATVIMKDGNEYETGGSVIHQRNKYMSNFVSNLGLQKRKSVFKNERLGLHNGKDFDFIENDNYFVNLMNILWRYGYSIKRLQEFVNNMLDKFERIYELQTNGFSFDSTYDLLTAMDPSFVNYLNISVKDAYLKEEHFSESLITELVQASLRVNYGQNTNVHEFVGSVSMAGMDGSLWSVKGGNKRVVEKLLEKSKAHLIPEYVVQITRNNDSYTLLTNFKKKATYDYVVFAAPLAENQKVPITFSNMPLALNKVGKYHQTVSTLVVGEMKRTRFSTISDDLLPITIISNNENEFFNSISNVEGVNETGSLNVWKIFSQQPLSNNQIDYLFENVSDVKVVDWLAYPHYSVPTESQSFHIADRLYHINAIEWTASAMEMSCIGAKNVALLIKKHFYSKELNETTKRSHMEL, from the exons ATGAAATACTTGATGGAAATGGTAATATGGTTCttaactttattaaaatgttcctaccAATCGGATTTTAATATTG caATAATTGGTGGTGGCATAGGTGGAACATCTtgtgcatattttttaaaagaaatatttaaggATATGgttaatttagatatatatgAGGGGAATAAGGTTGGTGGAAGACTAGCCACAGTAATTATGAAAGATGGCAATGAATATGAGACTGGTGGATCAGTCATACACCAGAGAAACAAATATATGTCTAATTTTGTAAGCAATTTAG gACTTCAAAAACGTAaatcagtatttaaaaatgaacgACTTGGTTTGCACAATGGAaaagattttgattttatagaGAACGACaactattttgtaaatttaatgaatattttatggcGATATGGTTACAGCATTAAACGTTTGcaagaatttgttaataatatgctTGACAAGTTTGAAAG aatttatgaACTACAGACCAATGGTTTCAGTTTTGATTCGACATATGACTTACTAACAGCAATGGATCCTTCATTTGTCAACTATCTTAATATATCAGTGAAAGATGCATACTTGAAAGAGGAACATTTTTCTGAGTCTTTAATCACTGAACTTGTACAGGCGTCCCTTAGAGTGAATTATGGACAAAATACCAATGTTCATGAATTTGTTG gatCAGTTTCTATGGCAGGAATGGATGGATCATTATGGTCAGTAAAAGGAGGTAATAAAAGAGTTGTAGAAAAACTACTTGAAAAATCCAAAGCACATTTAATACCTGAATATGTGGTCCAAATAACTAGAAACAATGATTCATATACATTgctaactaattttaaaaaaaaggcaACTTACGATTATGTTGTATTTGCTGCACCTCTCGCAGAAAATCAAAAAGTACCAATCACTTTTTCTAATATGCCATTGGCATTGAATAAAGTCGGTAAATACCACCAAACAGTAAGTACATTGGTGGTTGGTGAGATGAAAAGAACAAGATTTTCTACCATCTCTGATGATCTTTTACCAATTACTATTATATCAAACAACGAAAATGAGTTTTTCAATTCAATCAGTAATGTTGAAGGAGTCAATGAAACTGGCAGTTTAAACgtttggaaaatattttctCAACAACCACTTTCCAACAATCAAATAgactatttatttgaaaatgttagtgATGTTAAAGTTGTAGATTGGTTAGCATATCCTCATTATAGCGTTCCAACAGAATCACAGAGTTTTCACATAGCTGATCGACTTTATCACATAAATGCCATTGAATGGACAGCAAGTGCTATGGAAATGAGTTGTATTGGTGCAAAGAATGTAGCACTCTTAATCAAGAAACACTTTTATAGCAAAGAACTAAATGAAACAACAAAACGGTCTCATAtggaactataa
- the LOC132918634 gene encoding prenylcysteine oxidase 1-like isoform X2 — MNSSSYSIRPKAQSQQNEILDGNAIIGGGIGGTSCAYFLKEIFKDMVNLDIYEGNKVGGRLATVIMKDGNEYETGGSVIHQRNKYMSNFVSNLGLQKRKSVFKNERLGLHNGKDFDFIENDNYFVNLMNILWRYGYSIKRLQEFVNNMLDKFERIYELQTNGFSFDSTYDLLTAMDPSFVNYLNISVKDAYLKEEHFSESLITELVQASLRVNYGQNTNVHEFVGSVSMAGMDGSLWSVKGGNKRVVEKLLEKSKAHLIPEYVVQITRNNDSYTLLTNFKKKATYDYVVFAAPLAENQKVPITFSNMPLALNKVGKYHQTVSTLVVGEMKRTRFSTISDDLLPITIISNNENEFFNSISNVEGVNETGSLNVWKIFSQQPLSNNQIDYLFENVSDVKVVDWLAYPHYSVPTESQSFHIADRLYHINAIEWTASAMEMSCIGAKNVALLIKKHFYSKELNETTKRSHMEL, encoded by the exons ATGAATTCAAGTAGCTATTCAATTCGGCCAAAGGCCCAAAGCCAACAAAATGAAATACTTGATGGAAATG caATAATTGGTGGTGGCATAGGTGGAACATCTtgtgcatattttttaaaagaaatatttaaggATATGgttaatttagatatatatgAGGGGAATAAGGTTGGTGGAAGACTAGCCACAGTAATTATGAAAGATGGCAATGAATATGAGACTGGTGGATCAGTCATACACCAGAGAAACAAATATATGTCTAATTTTGTAAGCAATTTAG gACTTCAAAAACGTAaatcagtatttaaaaatgaacgACTTGGTTTGCACAATGGAaaagattttgattttatagaGAACGACaactattttgtaaatttaatgaatattttatggcGATATGGTTACAGCATTAAACGTTTGcaagaatttgttaataatatgctTGACAAGTTTGAAAG aatttatgaACTACAGACCAATGGTTTCAGTTTTGATTCGACATATGACTTACTAACAGCAATGGATCCTTCATTTGTCAACTATCTTAATATATCAGTGAAAGATGCATACTTGAAAGAGGAACATTTTTCTGAGTCTTTAATCACTGAACTTGTACAGGCGTCCCTTAGAGTGAATTATGGACAAAATACCAATGTTCATGAATTTGTTG gatCAGTTTCTATGGCAGGAATGGATGGATCATTATGGTCAGTAAAAGGAGGTAATAAAAGAGTTGTAGAAAAACTACTTGAAAAATCCAAAGCACATTTAATACCTGAATATGTGGTCCAAATAACTAGAAACAATGATTCATATACATTgctaactaattttaaaaaaaaggcaACTTACGATTATGTTGTATTTGCTGCACCTCTCGCAGAAAATCAAAAAGTACCAATCACTTTTTCTAATATGCCATTGGCATTGAATAAAGTCGGTAAATACCACCAAACAGTAAGTACATTGGTGGTTGGTGAGATGAAAAGAACAAGATTTTCTACCATCTCTGATGATCTTTTACCAATTACTATTATATCAAACAACGAAAATGAGTTTTTCAATTCAATCAGTAATGTTGAAGGAGTCAATGAAACTGGCAGTTTAAACgtttggaaaatattttctCAACAACCACTTTCCAACAATCAAATAgactatttatttgaaaatgttagtgATGTTAAAGTTGTAGATTGGTTAGCATATCCTCATTATAGCGTTCCAACAGAATCACAGAGTTTTCACATAGCTGATCGACTTTATCACATAAATGCCATTGAATGGACAGCAAGTGCTATGGAAATGAGTTGTATTGGTGCAAAGAATGTAGCACTCTTAATCAAGAAACACTTTTATAGCAAAGAACTAAATGAAACAACAAAACGGTCTCATAtggaactataa